Proteins encoded in a region of the Haloglomus salinum genome:
- a CDS encoding type II secretion system F family protein, which produces MSSEFEGTPLEDTEMTEIGLVSRPSDRPVTAEERRRMRAEYGRVRTYFKLHPSRYAGIQRSLNQARIGATYDEYLARSLWFALFGGLLGAVFGVFLTALLVQFGVLSDLRSPIQFSGGLARYIEANRSLFAGVAITSVLTGLVGAGIWFGRYYYPASVVTSRRQAIDVTLPHAIVYMYALSYGGQDLLSVLRDIADAEEVYGEVANEFEMVVNDIDLFGSDMYSALQSARNLTPSDRFEGFLDDMLGVLDAGGDVTTFFESEAESYLRAAEEEQSDFLETLAIMAEVFVVGFVAAPLFLVVTMVVISLIGGSTISAMSSLIYLVLPVGMLAFLVFIDVLSAPFETPSTTTPPEPTEELPFDHENLDEDQRYGSYQSRARRLAFREMFSDPAATFKDEPVNTLFLTVPLAVLAVAGAILGGLVEPSIAAFSSDPVSTTGWLVVAPFLLVAVPLSVFVEMRAARQKAITERFPDTLNILASANKMGIPLPDALELISRYQTGPVAQELRSVKNDIAWNHDVSRALISFGARLKTPQLSRSMKLLADGLRSSGDLARVLSIAAEDARDRARIERARRRELTAYIAVVVIGFLVYLMVIVILDASYLRPIATLDTGGTGQDLPLSFENIPVDLYRMLFLHSALIQAIGSGLLAGKLAENDALAGLKYAIGLVVLTMVVFILV; this is translated from the coding sequence ATGAGCAGCGAGTTCGAGGGGACGCCCCTGGAGGACACGGAGATGACCGAGATCGGGCTCGTCTCCCGGCCCAGCGACCGCCCCGTCACGGCCGAGGAGCGTCGCCGGATGCGCGCCGAGTACGGCCGTGTCCGTACGTACTTCAAGCTGCACCCATCCCGCTACGCAGGCATCCAGCGCTCCCTCAACCAGGCTCGCATCGGGGCGACCTACGACGAGTACCTCGCACGGAGTCTCTGGTTCGCCCTCTTCGGTGGCCTCCTGGGCGCCGTGTTCGGTGTGTTCCTGACGGCCCTCCTCGTCCAGTTCGGCGTGCTCTCTGACCTGCGCAGTCCCATCCAGTTCAGCGGTGGGCTCGCGCGCTACATCGAGGCCAACCGGTCGCTGTTCGCCGGCGTCGCCATCACCAGCGTGTTGACCGGGCTCGTCGGAGCCGGCATCTGGTTCGGGCGGTACTACTACCCAGCCAGCGTGGTCACCTCACGCCGCCAGGCCATCGACGTGACCCTGCCACACGCCATCGTCTACATGTACGCGCTGTCGTACGGCGGGCAGGACCTGCTCAGTGTGCTGCGGGATATCGCGGACGCAGAGGAGGTGTACGGTGAGGTCGCCAACGAGTTCGAGATGGTCGTCAACGACATCGACCTGTTCGGCAGCGACATGTACAGCGCGCTCCAGAGTGCGCGCAACCTGACGCCCTCGGATCGCTTCGAGGGCTTCCTCGACGACATGCTCGGTGTCCTCGATGCGGGTGGTGACGTCACCACGTTCTTCGAGAGCGAGGCCGAGTCCTACCTCCGCGCCGCCGAGGAGGAGCAGTCGGACTTCCTCGAGACGCTGGCCATCATGGCCGAGGTCTTCGTCGTCGGCTTCGTCGCCGCGCCGCTGTTCCTCGTCGTGACGATGGTCGTCATCAGCCTCATCGGTGGGAGCACCATCAGCGCGATGAGCTCGCTCATCTACCTGGTCCTGCCCGTGGGCATGCTGGCGTTCCTCGTCTTCATCGACGTGCTCTCGGCACCGTTCGAGACGCCCTCGACGACCACGCCCCCGGAGCCCACCGAGGAACTGCCGTTCGACCACGAGAACCTCGACGAGGACCAGCGATATGGCTCCTACCAGAGCCGTGCGCGCCGACTCGCGTTCCGGGAGATGTTCTCGGACCCGGCAGCGACGTTCAAGGACGAACCCGTGAACACGCTGTTCCTGACGGTCCCGCTCGCGGTGCTGGCGGTAGCCGGGGCCATCCTCGGTGGACTCGTGGAGCCCTCGATTGCGGCGTTCAGCAGTGACCCCGTCAGTACGACCGGCTGGCTCGTCGTCGCGCCGTTCCTGCTGGTCGCGGTCCCGCTCTCGGTGTTCGTCGAGATGCGAGCGGCCCGGCAGAAGGCGATCACCGAGCGCTTCCCGGACACGCTGAACATCCTCGCCTCGGCGAACAAGATGGGCATCCCGCTCCCGGACGCGCTGGAGCTCATCTCCCGGTACCAGACCGGCCCCGTCGCCCAGGAGCTCCGGTCGGTCAAGAACGACATCGCGTGGAACCACGATGTGAGCCGCGCGCTGATATCGTTCGGCGCTCGGCTCAAGACGCCGCAGCTCTCCCGGAGCATGAAGCTCCTCGCGGACGGCCTGCGCTCGTCCGGCGACCTCGCGCGGGTCCTCAGCATCGCCGCCGAGGACGCCCGCGACCGCGCCCGCATCGAGCGTGCGCGCCGCCGCGAGCTGACGGCCTACATCGCCGTCGTCGTCATCGGCTTCCTCGTCTACCTGATGGTGATCGTCATCCTCGACGCCAGCTACCTCCGACCCATCGCCACGCTGGACACGGGCGGCACGGGTCAGGACCTGCCGCTGTCGTTCGAGAACATCCCGGTGGACCTCTACCGGATGCTGTTCCTGCACTCGGCACTCATCCAGGCTATCGGGAGCGGGCTGCTGGCAGGCAAACTCGCCGAGAACGACGCCCTCGCGGGCCTGAAATACGCCATCGGGCTGGTCGTGCTGACGATGGTCGTGTTCATCCTCGTCTGA
- a CDS encoding type II/IV secretion system ATPase subunit — protein MSNEDPASDGSSPDGSEVGADSRGVVADGEGGSAVGEEPLPGVAEASLDSDGDVPDEDADIGGQRAARVLGDETPDEPDSFDSDLEAVREEVLSDVRESLLKDPEIDADSLDISEFFDFSYLERYEEVERRWVNRPYAYVSVVYDPSEREYRYRVTEPDLDEFESYVRTDLVEYLRNTLLYKDVDSVANRREVFESEVTDIVADRARSASRLARRKLLYYLRRDFLEFGPIDPIMRDPAIEDVSCDGAGVPVFVYHRAYRDLDTNVVFEARRLSSYTVRLAQRAGKTISVSDPLLDATLPDGSRLQLTLGGEVATRGANFTIRKFSDVPFSPVDMINWNTFSLAEMVYFWLAIENNKSLIFAGGTGSGKTSSMNAISFFIPPNSKVISIEDTREVDLPHSNWIQSVTRSSTTREGRGEVTMYDLLQAALRQRPEYLLVGEIRTQERVALTFFQAMGTGHTAYTTMHADGIDTVLNRLQNPPLSVPTAMIQDLDIVSIQKQSFLGDERVRRNQTIVEVVDDQPDPTSVRTRDIFDWDAQTDTHERVGESDVMAQVADERGWTDAELRREIDRREAVLEFLVEEDITDYRDVASVIHLYQKDPDYVLDQVRSRGYEVA, from the coding sequence ATGAGTAACGAGGACCCGGCGAGTGATGGCAGTTCGCCGGACGGCAGCGAGGTCGGAGCTGACTCCCGGGGCGTCGTTGCCGACGGCGAGGGCGGGAGCGCCGTGGGTGAGGAACCACTGCCGGGGGTGGCCGAGGCCTCGCTCGACAGCGATGGGGACGTTCCCGACGAGGACGCCGACATCGGTGGCCAGCGGGCGGCCCGCGTCCTGGGTGACGAGACGCCGGACGAACCCGACTCGTTCGACAGCGACCTCGAGGCGGTCCGCGAGGAGGTACTGTCGGACGTCCGTGAGTCGCTCCTGAAGGACCCAGAAATCGATGCCGATTCGCTCGATATCTCCGAGTTCTTCGACTTCTCCTACCTCGAACGGTACGAGGAGGTCGAGCGGCGATGGGTGAACCGGCCGTACGCGTACGTCTCCGTGGTGTACGACCCGTCGGAGCGCGAGTACCGCTACCGGGTGACCGAGCCGGACCTCGACGAGTTCGAGAGCTACGTCCGGACCGACCTCGTCGAGTACCTCCGGAACACGCTGCTGTACAAGGACGTCGACTCCGTGGCCAACCGGCGGGAGGTGTTCGAGTCCGAGGTGACCGATATCGTCGCCGACCGGGCCCGCAGCGCATCCCGGCTGGCGCGGCGGAAACTGCTCTACTATCTCCGCCGTGACTTCCTCGAGTTCGGTCCCATCGACCCCATCATGCGGGACCCCGCCATCGAGGACGTCTCCTGTGACGGCGCCGGGGTGCCCGTCTTCGTCTACCACCGGGCCTACCGAGACCTCGACACGAACGTCGTCTTCGAGGCCCGGCGGCTCTCCTCGTACACGGTCCGGCTGGCCCAGCGGGCCGGCAAGACCATCAGCGTCTCCGACCCGCTGCTGGACGCGACGCTGCCGGACGGCTCGCGCCTCCAGCTCACGCTGGGCGGCGAGGTCGCCACCCGGGGTGCGAACTTCACCATCCGGAAGTTCTCCGACGTGCCGTTCTCCCCGGTCGACATGATAAACTGGAACACGTTCTCGCTGGCGGAGATGGTCTACTTCTGGCTCGCCATCGAGAACAACAAGTCGCTCATCTTCGCGGGTGGCACGGGGTCGGGGAAGACGAGTTCGATGAACGCCATCTCCTTCTTCATCCCGCCCAACAGCAAGGTCATCTCCATCGAGGACACCCGCGAGGTGGACCTCCCCCACTCGAACTGGATACAGTCGGTCACGCGCTCGTCGACGACCCGCGAGGGCCGCGGCGAGGTCACGATGTACGACCTGCTGCAGGCCGCGCTCCGCCAGCGCCCCGAGTACCTCCTCGTCGGCGAGATACGGACCCAGGAGCGGGTCGCACTGACCTTCTTCCAGGCGATGGGCACCGGCCACACCGCCTACACGACGATGCACGCGGACGGCATCGACACGGTGCTGAACCGGCTCCAGAACCCGCCGCTGTCGGTGCCGACGGCGATGATACAGGACCTCGACATCGTGAGCATCCAGAAGCAGTCGTTCCTGGGCGACGAGCGCGTCCGGCGCAACCAGACCATCGTGGAGGTGGTCGACGACCAGCCCGACCCGACGAGCGTGCGGACGCGCGACATCTTCGACTGGGACGCCCAGACCGACACCCACGAGCGGGTCGGCGAGTCCGACGTGATGGCCCAGGTGGCCGACGAGCGCGGGTGGACCGACGCGGAACTCCGCCGGGAGATCGACCGCCGCGAGGCTGTTCTGGAGTTCCTCGTCGAGGAGGACATCACCGATTACCGCGACGTGGCCTCCGTCATCCACCTCTACCAGAAGGACCCTGACTACGTCCTCGACCAGGTGCGCAGCCGCGGCTACGAGGTCGCCTGA
- a CDS encoding type II/IV secretion system ATPase subunit, with product MTVREPPASLTDGGVDEIPRPAIRRVEPADEVVVDPEPQPEMEPLHPTVEAVLADVREYFADEGAEPFGAPTDAFVSASFFDFSYLERYEEVDRQWVREPFAYISVLYDANRNEYRYHVVEPTLDQFEQYVRADLVTLLRNELIYMDFAPGDREGAFMAQARDLIDEHAATVAPGTLHKVLYHLRRTFLGFGPIDPIMRDPNIEDISCDGTGVPVYVYHREYRDLPSNVTFTERRLNAFVVQLAQRSGRSVSIADPLVDASLPDGSRVQLTLGGDISTRGANFTIRKFADVPYTPVDLASWNTFSVEEMAYFWLAIENNKSLVFAGGTGSGKTTSMNGVSFFIPQHSKVVSIEDTREIDLPHQNWIQSVTRSSASGEGRGEVTMYNLLQAALRQRPEYLLVGEIRTEQNVALTFFQAMGTGHTAYTTIHADSVETAISRLQNPPLSVPTQMLQDLDVISIQRQTFLGDRRVRRNATVAEIKVDETDQDRVAWKEIFEWDPETDTHDRVGDSDVLTDIARERGWTDDELDAEFDARRRILQYLVDEDIREYEAVATAVQTYARSPDEVLEAVIEGTFDPTDFDVRSHGGAGAAVHDMVTGDGAAPPGAGTAPALDATTYEELLQATSEDVSEDRPETTDAEQTDGDGRASSDTPADDGFFEPESATDGASVANDGTDSQEREER from the coding sequence ATGACGGTCCGGGAGCCACCCGCGTCACTCACCGACGGTGGGGTCGACGAGATTCCCCGGCCGGCCATCCGGCGGGTCGAACCGGCCGACGAGGTGGTCGTCGACCCTGAGCCACAGCCCGAGATGGAGCCGCTCCACCCGACTGTCGAGGCCGTTCTCGCGGACGTGCGTGAGTATTTCGCCGACGAGGGCGCCGAGCCGTTCGGCGCGCCTACCGACGCGTTCGTCTCGGCGTCGTTCTTCGACTTCTCCTACCTCGAACGGTACGAGGAGGTCGACCGCCAGTGGGTCAGGGAGCCGTTCGCCTACATCTCCGTGCTGTACGACGCGAACCGCAACGAGTACCGCTACCACGTTGTCGAGCCGACGCTCGACCAGTTCGAACAGTACGTCCGTGCGGACCTGGTGACCCTGCTCCGGAACGAGCTCATCTACATGGATTTCGCGCCCGGCGACCGGGAGGGCGCCTTCATGGCCCAGGCCCGCGACCTCATCGACGAGCACGCGGCCACGGTCGCCCCTGGAACGCTCCACAAGGTCCTCTACCATCTCCGACGAACGTTCCTCGGTTTCGGCCCCATCGACCCCATCATGCGGGACCCGAACATCGAGGACATCTCCTGTGATGGGACCGGCGTCCCGGTGTACGTCTACCACCGCGAGTACCGCGACCTGCCCTCGAACGTCACGTTCACCGAACGCCGGCTCAACGCGTTCGTCGTCCAGCTGGCCCAGCGCTCCGGGCGGTCGGTGAGCATCGCGGACCCGCTCGTCGACGCCTCGCTCCCGGACGGCTCGCGGGTCCAGCTCACGCTGGGCGGCGACATCTCCACCCGGGGCGCGAACTTCACCATCCGCAAGTTCGCCGACGTGCCGTACACGCCGGTCGACCTCGCGTCGTGGAACACGTTCAGCGTCGAGGAGATGGCGTACTTCTGGCTCGCCATCGAGAACAACAAGTCGCTGGTCTTCGCCGGCGGCACCGGTTCGGGGAAGACTACCTCGATGAACGGGGTGTCCTTCTTTATCCCGCAGCACTCGAAGGTCGTCTCCATCGAGGATACCCGCGAGATCGACCTGCCCCACCAGAACTGGATCCAGTCCGTGACCCGGTCCTCGGCCAGCGGCGAGGGCCGCGGCGAGGTCACGATGTACAACCTCCTTCAGGCCGCGCTCCGCCAGCGGCCCGAGTACCTCCTCGTCGGCGAGATACGGACCGAGCAGAACGTCGCCCTGACGTTCTTCCAGGCGATGGGGACCGGACACACCGCGTACACGACCATCCACGCCGACAGCGTGGAGACAGCCATCTCGCGGCTGCAGAACCCGCCGCTGTCGGTGCCGACGCAGATGCTGCAGGACCTCGACGTCATCAGTATCCAGCGGCAGACGTTCCTCGGCGACCGCCGCGTTCGCCGGAACGCCACCGTCGCGGAGATCAAGGTCGACGAGACGGACCAGGACCGCGTCGCGTGGAAGGAGATCTTCGAGTGGGACCCGGAGACCGACACGCACGACCGTGTCGGTGACTCCGACGTCCTGACCGACATCGCTCGCGAGCGCGGCTGGACCGACGACGAACTCGACGCCGAGTTCGACGCCCGCCGCCGCATCCTCCAGTACCTCGTCGACGAGGACATCCGGGAGTACGAGGCGGTGGCGACCGCGGTCCAGACCTACGCCCGCAGCCCCGACGAGGTGCTCGAGGCCGTAATCGAGGGGACCTTCGACCCGACCGACTTCGACGTCCGCTCCCACGGTGGGGCTGGTGCCGCGGTCCACGACATGGTCACGGGCGACGGAGCGGCTCCCCCCGGTGCCGGCACCGCGCCGGCGCTGGACGCCACGACCTACGAGGAACTGCTCCAGGCCACGTCCGAAGACGTCTCCGAGGACCGTCCAGAAACGACGGACGCCGAGCAGACCGATGGTGACGGCCGAGCGTCGTCTGACACGCCGGCGGACGACGGGTTCTTCGAACCGGAGTCCGCCACCGACGGCGCCAGCGTCGCGAACGACGGCACCGACAGCCAAGAGCGTGAGGAGCGATGA
- a CDS encoding type II secretion system F family protein, with the protein MTDEPAPEDEPAPDDPVDDRPGAPTADPVPGDPDGLSSRHASAGSRRPDGDREEDPQLDDESPPSTPDEENPEEIIEGLPGPGGPDESFQKRYRSDIGYLETFFRSRHREFADYQRLLNQARMARSYDEYLTRATLVSLAAGLAGALLGVLLAVLLARTGVLAGITTGLGGEFGTFVGQYRLPFAAVGLGVVLAAVLGGLTFAGFYYAPVLTVSGRRQEIEITLPQAIVFMYALSYGGMNLTEILRAVAEADDTYGEVAAEFDTVLRDLELFGNDTFTALQNLRNSTPSDGLEEFLDDLLGLLESGGDVTVFLEDAAADYLEEARDEQADFLETLAILSEVFIVGFVAAPLFLIVILVVISLVGGQTLLQVASLVYLVIPVGMASFIVLVDVLSSPFVQTGHVEAPDRGAFDGGAGAGEFQPIGAAAWADEDEPHRGPFSGSQAGDTAPTADTERLERTAADQPTTHEQSLLERTTAAVSDEGGPPSMPARPADRSGPTADGPADGATDGSGEGEADQQEAAAEPPDERIRSYRRARQLDSLRSIASNPMGLFRQRPNATLLVSVPVAVLVAAALVVTGVVETTYGALLDAPVFTTTGLVVLPLFLATLPLTYYHERKTRRERKLAERFPDTLNILASANKMGIGLTEGLGLVVRSSSGLVAEELRKVRNDIIWNASTGEALLAFGSRLEVPQLARTTRLLAEGLRSSGDLARVLSVAAEDARGRYRLERDRQREMVSYIAIVVIGFLVYLLVVVALEASYLAPVSETAAEQVEYVGEQRAPISFSDVPIEEYQLLFFHSAIIQGFGSGLLAGKLADNSIRSGLKYGLGLVALSVVVFAII; encoded by the coding sequence ATGACCGACGAGCCAGCACCAGAGGACGAGCCAGCGCCGGATGACCCCGTCGACGATCGCCCCGGCGCGCCGACGGCGGACCCCGTTCCCGGTGACCCGGACGGGCTCTCGTCCCGCCACGCGAGCGCGGGGAGCCGTCGCCCGGACGGTGACCGGGAGGAGGACCCCCAACTGGACGACGAATCCCCCCCGTCGACGCCTGACGAGGAGAACCCGGAGGAGATAATCGAGGGGCTCCCCGGCCCGGGCGGCCCGGACGAGTCCTTCCAGAAGCGGTACCGCTCCGACATCGGCTACCTCGAGACGTTCTTCCGGTCCCGGCATCGGGAGTTCGCCGACTACCAGCGCCTCCTCAATCAGGCCCGGATGGCCCGGTCCTACGATGAGTATCTCACCCGGGCGACGCTGGTCTCGCTGGCGGCGGGGCTGGCCGGTGCGTTGCTGGGTGTGCTGCTGGCCGTCCTGCTCGCGCGAACCGGCGTCCTCGCCGGTATCACGACGGGGCTGGGCGGCGAGTTCGGGACGTTCGTCGGGCAGTACCGCCTCCCGTTCGCGGCCGTCGGCCTCGGTGTCGTCCTGGCCGCGGTCCTCGGCGGGCTCACGTTCGCCGGCTTCTACTACGCGCCGGTGTTGACCGTCTCCGGGCGCCGGCAGGAGATCGAGATCACCCTGCCACAGGCCATCGTGTTCATGTACGCCCTCTCGTACGGGGGGATGAACCTGACCGAGATACTCCGGGCCGTGGCCGAGGCCGACGACACCTACGGCGAGGTCGCAGCGGAGTTCGACACGGTGTTGCGCGACCTCGAACTGTTCGGCAACGACACGTTCACCGCGCTCCAGAACCTCCGGAACAGCACGCCCAGCGACGGGCTAGAGGAGTTCCTCGACGACCTGCTGGGCCTGCTGGAGTCGGGCGGCGACGTGACGGTCTTCCTCGAGGACGCCGCCGCGGACTACCTCGAGGAGGCCCGCGACGAGCAGGCGGACTTCCTCGAGACGCTGGCCATCCTCAGCGAGGTGTTCATCGTCGGCTTCGTCGCCGCGCCACTCTTCCTCATCGTCATCCTCGTCGTCATCAGTCTGGTCGGCGGGCAGACGCTCCTGCAGGTGGCCTCGCTGGTCTACCTGGTCATCCCGGTGGGGATGGCGTCGTTCATCGTCCTCGTCGACGTGCTCTCCTCGCCGTTCGTCCAGACGGGCCACGTGGAGGCGCCCGACAGGGGGGCGTTCGACGGCGGGGCCGGGGCCGGGGAGTTCCAGCCCATCGGCGCCGCTGCCTGGGCGGACGAGGACGAGCCCCATCGGGGGCCGTTCTCGGGTTCACAGGCCGGGGATACCGCACCGACGGCCGACACGGAACGGCTCGAACGGACCGCGGCGGACCAGCCGACCACACACGAGCAGTCGCTGCTGGAACGGACCACAGCGGCCGTGAGTGACGAGGGGGGACCCCCCTCGATGCCGGCGAGACCGGCCGACCGGTCCGGTCCGACCGCTGACGGCCCCGCCGACGGAGCCACGGACGGCTCCGGGGAGGGGGAAGCGGACCAGCAGGAGGCCGCCGCCGAGCCACCAGACGAGCGCATCCGGTCGTACCGGCGTGCGCGGCAACTGGACTCGCTCCGGAGCATCGCGTCGAATCCGATGGGCCTGTTCCGCCAGCGCCCCAACGCGACGCTTCTGGTCTCGGTCCCGGTGGCGGTTCTGGTTGCCGCCGCGCTGGTCGTCACGGGGGTTGTCGAGACGACCTACGGGGCGCTGCTGGACGCTCCTGTCTTCACGACCACCGGGCTGGTGGTGCTCCCGCTGTTCCTCGCCACGCTCCCGCTGACCTACTACCACGAGCGCAAGACCCGGCGCGAGCGGAAACTCGCCGAGCGGTTTCCGGACACGCTGAACATCCTCGCCTCCGCGAACAAGATGGGTATCGGGCTGACGGAGGGGCTGGGGCTGGTCGTCCGCTCCTCGTCCGGGCTGGTCGCCGAGGAGCTCCGGAAGGTCCGCAACGACATCATCTGGAACGCCTCCACCGGAGAGGCGCTGCTGGCGTTCGGCTCCCGACTGGAGGTCCCCCAGCTCGCCCGCACTACGCGCCTGCTGGCCGAGGGGCTGCGCTCCTCGGGCGACCTCGCACGGGTGCTGTCGGTGGCGGCGGAGGACGCCCGCGGCCGCTATCGGCTCGAACGCGACCGCCAGCGCGAGATGGTCTCGTACATCGCCATCGTCGTCATCGGCTTCCTCGTCTACCTGCTCGTGGTGGTGGCGCTGGAGGCGAGCTATCTCGCCCCCGTCTCCGAGACCGCGGCCGAACAGGTCGAGTACGTCGGCGAACAGCGCGCCCCCATCTCGTTCAGCGACGTCCCCATCGAGGAGTACCAGCTCCTCTTCTTCCACTCGGCCATCATCCAGGGGTTCGGGAGCGGACTCCTCGCGGGGAAACTGGCCGACAACAGCATCCGGAGCGGGCTCAAGTACGGGCTCGGACTCGTCGCGCTGTCCGTGGTCGTGTTCGCAATCATCTGA
- a CDS encoding Ig-like domain-containing protein yields the protein MKLRAKTDNRGVSEIIGAILVFGLVVLSLVIFQTNAVPSANEEVEFDHNQEVQSDLIGLDAELSDAAASGHGGTAVVTVGMDYPTRFLFRNPPPVSGSLTTETSRFTIENAVAVEDNETDDYWNSTESSVPHEYTSRRLVYRVDYNVYDEAPETVLAHGVVYDRFEDGPTRRIDAGGLVDGRSIELTALDGRRNESRVGVVSVPVTAQAAPTETVRVSDGPGGDNVNLTLRTEATATNWTRFLEDEEHVEAVLGAGDAPDVEPGTVKVVLEEGVTYELELARVSVGSAPYTATPAYVTSVGPTTRTVTVGTATDLTVEVRDQYNAPVAGEQVTFSVDDGDGAPTTETVPTDDEGRASLSYTPSESVTVTATVDGGTGADGDPLSVVYDLTASSAGRDGGGGSAGAACSVPDWSSTTTSLRLENAEECTWSGVGRVDRLSLSNPAMTPLKADGTVDPGKQYLRLAMVVTDGNTTYLLEVPDNREGVSRQFDDGNWGNKKVHVFKRAGDGKYRRIADTDLTDGALDNFYQGGSLDLLDGSSYRRTDPGIVELRNFLRQNTVTIRVVENDGAVTLTADSG from the coding sequence ATGAAATTGCGCGCTAAAACCGACAACCGGGGTGTCTCGGAGATAATCGGGGCGATACTGGTGTTCGGGCTGGTCGTCCTCTCGCTGGTCATCTTCCAGACCAACGCCGTCCCCTCGGCCAACGAGGAGGTGGAGTTCGACCACAACCAGGAGGTCCAGTCCGACCTCATCGGTCTGGACGCGGAGTTGAGCGACGCGGCCGCCAGCGGTCACGGCGGCACCGCCGTCGTCACCGTCGGGATGGACTACCCGACGCGGTTCCTGTTCCGGAACCCGCCACCCGTCTCCGGCAGCCTCACGACGGAGACCTCGCGATTCACCATCGAGAACGCGGTCGCAGTCGAGGACAACGAGACCGACGACTACTGGAACAGTACCGAGTCATCGGTTCCCCACGAGTACACCTCCCGGCGACTGGTCTACCGCGTCGACTACAACGTCTACGACGAGGCGCCGGAGACCGTCCTCGCCCACGGCGTCGTCTACGACCGCTTCGAGGACGGGCCGACCCGCCGCATCGATGCCGGTGGCCTCGTCGACGGCCGTTCCATCGAACTGACCGCACTCGATGGCCGACGCAACGAGTCACGGGTCGGTGTCGTCTCGGTGCCGGTCACGGCACAGGCCGCGCCCACGGAGACCGTCCGCGTCAGCGACGGCCCGGGAGGCGACAACGTCAATCTCACGCTCCGGACGGAGGCGACGGCTACCAACTGGACCCGGTTCCTCGAGGACGAGGAGCACGTCGAGGCGGTCCTCGGTGCCGGTGACGCCCCCGACGTCGAGCCGGGAACGGTCAAGGTCGTCCTCGAGGAGGGCGTCACCTACGAGCTCGAACTCGCCCGGGTCTCTGTCGGGTCCGCACCGTACACCGCGACGCCGGCGTACGTCACCTCGGTCGGCCCGACGACCCGGACGGTCACCGTCGGTACGGCGACCGACCTGACCGTCGAGGTCAGGGACCAGTACAACGCGCCCGTGGCCGGCGAGCAGGTGACCTTCTCCGTGGACGACGGCGACGGCGCCCCCACGACGGAGACGGTGCCTACGGACGACGAGGGGCGTGCGAGTCTCTCGTACACGCCGTCAGAGTCCGTGACGGTGACGGCGACCGTCGATGGCGGGACCGGCGCCGATGGTGACCCGCTGAGTGTCGTGTACGACCTGACCGCCAGTTCGGCTGGTCGCGATGGCGGCGGCGGTAGCGCCGGGGCGGCCTGTTCGGTCCCTGACTGGTCGAGCACCACCACGAGCCTGCGTCTCGAGAACGCAGAGGAGTGCACCTGGAGCGGCGTGGGGCGCGTCGACAGGCTGTCGCTCTCGAACCCCGCAATGACCCCGCTGAAGGCGGACGGTACGGTCGACCCGGGCAAGCAGTACCTCCGGCTCGCCATGGTGGTCACGGACGGCAACACCACGTACCTGCTCGAGGTCCCGGACAACAGGGAGGGCGTCTCGCGCCAGTTCGACGACGGCAACTGGGGCAACAAGAAGGTACACGTGTTCAAGCGCGCCGGCGACGGGAAGTATCGACGCATCGCCGACACCGACCTGACCGACGGCGCACTCGATAACTTCTATCAGGGGGGCTCGCTCGACCTTCTGGACGGGAGCTCCTATCGGAGGACCGACCCGGGCATCGTCGAACTCCGCAACTTCCTGCGGCAGAACACGGTCACCATCCGCGTCGTCGAGAACGACGGGGCGGTGACACTCACTGCCGACTCCGGGTGA
- a CDS encoding fumarylacetoacetate hydrolase family protein — protein MPKLARIETDAGVERGEYEDGVVTVDSGTYDTTTDEATLLAPCEPSVFYCVGRNFGEKVDQMDYDIPDEPDFFIKPPVSLHPPEQPIPYPTFSDELTYAGELAAVIGERCKDVDESEVDDVVEGYTILNDLDCLDQERRTARKAFDASGPLGPVVDTDVDPVGLEMETHINGERRQHDNTENMFIEPREVVAFMSERFTLKPGDVISFGSPANPGLVEPGDAIEIRYEGIGTLRNTVDERDA, from the coding sequence ATGCCCAAGCTTGCACGGATCGAAACCGACGCGGGTGTCGAGCGCGGCGAGTACGAGGACGGCGTCGTCACGGTCGACTCCGGAACGTACGACACGACGACCGACGAGGCCACACTGCTGGCGCCCTGTGAGCCGTCGGTGTTCTACTGTGTCGGCCGGAACTTCGGCGAGAAGGTCGACCAGATGGACTACGACATCCCCGACGAGCCGGATTTCTTCATCAAGCCGCCCGTCTCGCTCCACCCACCCGAGCAGCCCATCCCGTACCCGACGTTCTCGGACGAACTCACCTACGCCGGCGAGCTGGCCGCGGTCATCGGCGAGCGTTGCAAGGACGTCGACGAGAGCGAGGTCGACGACGTGGTCGAGGGGTACACCATCCTCAACGACCTCGATTGCCTCGACCAGGAGCGCCGCACCGCGCGGAAGGCGTTCGACGCGAGCGGCCCGCTGGGGCCGGTCGTCGACACGGATGTCGACCCGGTGGGGCTGGAGATGGAGACCCACATCAACGGCGAGCGCCGCCAGCACGACAACACCGAGAACATGTTCATCGAGCCCCGCGAGGTCGTCGCGTTCATGTCCGAGCGGTTCACGCTGAAGCCGGGCGATGTCATCTCCTTCGGGTCGCCGGCCAACCCGGGACTGGTCGAGCCGGGCGACGCCATCGAGATCCGCTACGAGGGGATTGGCACCCTCCGGAACACGGTCGACGAGCGGGACGCCTGA